A window of Terriglobia bacterium genomic DNA:
AAAGTCCCGTTTGCTCATAGCGACGTGGTCCTCTTGGCTGTGATGATATCCTTGAATCAACAACAAACCTGATTTTCTGAAGCCGGCCTACTCGATGATGTCGAACCGCTTGAGACCCTCTTCGTCAAGGGTCAGGCCAAGGCCGGGCAAATCCTCGTTGAGTTCGATGCAGCCGTTGACGGGCATCGGCTCGCCTTTGAAAATATACCAGAAGAGTTCATTGCCAACTTCCACGTCCACCGGAGGGAAGAATTCGGCCATCGGAGAGTTGTAGCTGGCCATCACGACATGGAAGTTATGCATCTGCCCGGCGTGGGGTATCACCGGAACCTCAAACGCCTCAGCCATGGCCTGAATTTTCCGCGCCTGGCTGATGCCGCCCACCCGATTGGTATCAAACTGGATGTAGTCGATGGCCCTGGCTTCAAGCAGTTGCCGGAAACCGTAGAGCGTAAACTCGTGCTCGCCTCCGGCGATCGGGACCACATTCAACGCCTTCAACGCAGCGTAGCCGGCAATGTCATCCGGAATCACTGGTTCTTCCAGCCAGCGCAGATTGTATTTCGCCGTCAGGGGAATCATTCGCCGGGCATAATCGAGCGTCCATCCCATATAGGCATCTGCCATCAGGTCAATTTCATCGCCGACTACTTCCCGCGCAGTCCTCAGGAGGTCAAGGTTTTTCCGCATTCCCGCGGCGCCGTCCACCGGTCCCCATCCGAACCGCAGCTTCATGGCCCGGTACCCCTGGTCCTTGTATTGCTTTGCCTCGCGGGCAAGATCGTCGAGCGGCTGGCTGTAAAGGCGGCTGGCATACACAGGAATCTTTTGCTTGGTTTTCCCGCCCAGCAGGCGGAAGACCGGCTGCTTGAGGACCTGGCCCAGCAGGTCCCACAGCGCGATATCCACTGCGCTGATAGCAACCATACCGATGCCTTTTCTTCCAAACGCGATAGTTCGGCGGTACATATGCTGCCAGAGAAATTCGATATCGAAAGGATCGGCCCCAAGCAGAATTGGCTTGAGATACAGATCGATCACGGATTTGGTTACCCGAGGAGCGAGCGCCGCTTCGCCGATCCCGACGTGTCCGCTGTCAGTAAATACTTCCACAATCAGCCAGCCGTGAAAGCGGAAAGAACCCATTGGGTCCGACTGCAGCTCGAGCAGGTCCATGGGATTCGTGCAAAAGTGCGGCTGCGACGGTACGGTTTTGCCTCTCCATTCGACAACCCGAGTCCGAACTTCAGTGATCTTCACGATGGCCTCTCTTTTGCAATGAGCCCGAACGATAACGGCCGCGGCGCTCACCGTCCCTGCCAATCTAAGCGCCGATGGCGGGTTCCCCGTTCAGTGTCATGGTGTCCGAACGCTAACCTACATCAAATTATCGATTTTTCGCAACGTCTTGCCTAATCTCTTCCCCACGATACTGGCGGGATGATGTGCTGAGCGGGCATCCGATCATCGGCGAATTGGCCCGCGGTGCTGGCGCTGGAAACCGGAATCGGGAGATAATACATGGTTTTCGGTTTACCCTGACACAGCAGGCGGATTACGCGTCCCACGGCGGCAATAACATTTGCGATTGGGGCCACGGTCGGCCAATGGCAGCGGATTTGTGGAGGAGCAGCGGTTGCACACAGTCATTTTGGGAGCGGGAATCAGCGGGCTGAGTGCCGCGTATGCCCTGCAGCAAATTGCTCCGCACGGCTACGGGATCTACGAGCAGGCGCCTTCAGTGGGTGGTCTGTGCCGAACGCAGAGCGTTGACGGATATCGTTTCGATATCGTCTCGCACGTGCTGCACTTCCGTTCCGAAGAAACAAAGAACCTGGTACAGAACATCGTCGGTGAAGAGCTTGTCCGTCAAGAGCGCAGCGCCTGGATCTACTTTCAGCGAACGTACGTGCCTTATCCTTTCCAGACACACCTGAATGCGCTGCCGTCCGCAGCGAAGATAGATTGCCTGAGCGGGTATTTCAAAGCGTGGACGAAGCGCAAATTCACCGGCGCCCGTGAACCGGACAACTTTGACGAATGGGTGGAACAATACTTCGGCGACGGCATCGCGCGGCACTTCATGCGTCCTTATAACCGGAAACTATGGGGCGTCGAACCGCAAAGCATGGGCCTGGACTGGATCAGGCCTTTCGTACCCCAAACCCAATTGCGGCAAGTCATCAGCAATGTGCTTTCGCGTCGGAACCATCACGAAGTCGGCTACAATCCGTGGTTCTTCTATCCGGCGCGCGGAGGAATCCAGACCATCTGCGAAGGTTTCCGTTCCAGGCTGACAGACTTGCACCTGAACCAGGAAGCGGTTGAGATTGACGTGGAGAATCGCAGGGTCCTGTTCCGAAGCGGAGAACGCGTGAGCTATGACCGGCTGATTTCGACCATTCCGCTGCCAGTTCTGGTCGAGCGGGCCAAAGCCGTCCCGGAAACCTTGAAGCAGGAGATTTCCGGGCTCCGGTGGACTTCGTTGCTCAACCTGACGTACTGCCTCAGACGACCTCTTCCGAAGCCCTTCCATTGGGCTTACTTTCCAGAGGCTGAGTTCCCATTTTTTCGCCTGGTTTTCCCTTCCAACATCTCCGCCGAACTGGCGCCCAAAGACACGGGATTGATTGCGGCCGAGATTTCAAATCCTGAACCGGGCAAAAAAGAGGAAGAACTGGAGCAGCAGGTTCGGGCCTGCCTGTTAAAACTGGGATGGATCGAGAAGCCAGAGGACGTGGTGCGCGTTGTTCGAAACTTTTTCCCTTATGCCTATCCGGTACACGATCTGGAGCGGGGCGGGCGCGTCCGGCGCCTCCTGCACTTTCTCCAAACGAGGGGCATCTGGTCGATTGGCCGCTTCGGGGCCTGGCACTACTCCAGCATGGACGACGCCATCACAGAAGCGCTCCACATAGCACCAGCAATCCTTGCTTCTGGTTCATAATCGGGAAGAGGAGGAAACACCATTCGCACCGTTTCAATCGCGCAAGTATCGCTTGACCAGCGTGAGATTCGGGCCGTCGAGCAGGTTCTGAAGAGTGGAAATCTCAGGGCGGGGAGGGTCACCGAAGAATTTGAAGCGGCTTTCGCGGCCAGCGTTGGGGCCCGCCACGCTATCACGGTCTCATCGGGGACCTCGGCGCTCTATCTCGCCTGCCACGCGCTGCTGCGCCCAGGGGATGAAGTCATTGTTCCAGATTTTACTTTTGTTGCGACGGCAGCCATGGTGGCGGCAGTGGGCGCCACGCCGGTGTTTGCCGACGTCAACCCAAAGACGTTTACGCTGGAGGCGGCGGAACTCGAGCGGCTTATTACTCCGAGAACGCGTGCGTTGATCCCGGTGCACCTCTACGGCCAGCCTGCTGACATCAGCGGCCTGGCACGCGTGGCCCGCCGCCATAAGCTGAAAATTATCTGGGATGCTGCGCAGGCGCACGGAGCACAATTCGGCGGGCAGGACGTCGGATCGTTTCCCGATGCGGTATGCTATTCGTTCTACCCAACAAAAAATATGACCACGGGCGAAGGCGGAATGATCACAACCTCCCATCGCTCCCTCGCTGCAGAATTGCGCCTGCTCCGTTCTCATGGAGAATCCGGCCGCTACCGGCA
This region includes:
- a CDS encoding L-rhamnonate dehydratase, encoding MKITEVRTRVVEWRGKTVPSQPHFCTNPMDLLELQSDPMGSFRFHGWLIVEVFTDSGHVGIGEAALAPRVTKSVIDLYLKPILLGADPFDIEFLWQHMYRRTIAFGRKGIGMVAISAVDIALWDLLGQVLKQPVFRLLGGKTKQKIPVYASRLYSQPLDDLAREAKQYKDQGYRAMKLRFGWGPVDGAAGMRKNLDLLRTAREVVGDEIDLMADAYMGWTLDYARRMIPLTAKYNLRWLEEPVIPDDIAGYAALKALNVVPIAGGEHEFTLYGFRQLLEARAIDYIQFDTNRVGGISQARKIQAMAEAFEVPVIPHAGQMHNFHVVMASYNSPMAEFFPPVDVEVGNELFWYIFKGEPMPVNGCIELNEDLPGLGLTLDEEGLKRFDIIE
- a CDS encoding FAD-dependent oxidoreductase; this translates as MHTVILGAGISGLSAAYALQQIAPHGYGIYEQAPSVGGLCRTQSVDGYRFDIVSHVLHFRSEETKNLVQNIVGEELVRQERSAWIYFQRTYVPYPFQTHLNALPSAAKIDCLSGYFKAWTKRKFTGAREPDNFDEWVEQYFGDGIARHFMRPYNRKLWGVEPQSMGLDWIRPFVPQTQLRQVISNVLSRRNHHEVGYNPWFFYPARGGIQTICEGFRSRLTDLHLNQEAVEIDVENRRVLFRSGERVSYDRLISTIPLPVLVERAKAVPETLKQEISGLRWTSLLNLTYCLRRPLPKPFHWAYFPEAEFPFFRLVFPSNISAELAPKDTGLIAAEISNPEPGKKEEELEQQVRACLLKLGWIEKPEDVVRVVRNFFPYAYPVHDLERGGRVRRLLHFLQTRGIWSIGRFGAWHYSSMDDAITEALHIAPAILASGS
- a CDS encoding DegT/DnrJ/EryC1/StrS family aminotransferase; the protein is MKSGNLRAGRVTEEFEAAFAASVGARHAITVSSGTSALYLACHALLRPGDEVIVPDFTFVATAAMVAAVGATPVFADVNPKTFTLEAAELERLITPRTRALIPVHLYGQPADISGLARVARRHKLKIIWDAAQAHGAQFGGQDVGSFPDAVCYSFYPTKNMTTGEGGMITTSHRSLAAELRLLRSHGESGRYRHVRLGFNFRTTDIASAMGLHQLARLPKAIRARQRNARTLAKGLSGVPGLQTPELIPGTSHAFSLFTICVDARRAGMSRDELAKALSLRGIQSAVHYPLPLHRQPVFRDSGRDLDFRVSSSLAKTVLSLPVHPGVTEADLRYIVRSVREILKA